The bacterium genome window below encodes:
- a CDS encoding TIGR03936 family radical SAM-associated protein has protein sequence MSKDVYRLRVIYEKMGISKYISSKNLLRHIERCLRRTNLPLKYTEGFNPHPKLSFGPPLPVYIEGENEIMDIYFDEKINENEFLKNINQFLVEGVLFKDCFWIPLENHSLGVITLMAVYKIEKDELDLEKLKELGEINKSENFFEIIIKINGFSHKKLLEIVGNQKRIIRNIIYESNYNR, from the coding sequence ATGTCAAAGGATGTTTATAGGTTAAGAGTTATTTATGAAAAAATGGGTATTTCAAAGTATATATCAAGTAAAAATTTATTAAGACATATTGAGAGGTGTTTAAGAAGAACCAATTTACCTTTAAAATATACAGAAGGTTTTAATCCACATCCAAAATTAAGTTTTGGTCCTCCCCTACCGGTATATATTGAAGGTGAGAATGAGATTATGGATATTTATTTTGATGAAAAAATAAATGAAAATGAATTTTTAAAAAATATAAATCAATTTCTTGTAGAAGGCGTTTTATTTAAAGATTGTTTCTGGATTCCTTTAGAAAACCACTCCTTAGGAGTAATAACTTTAATGGCTGTCTATAAAATTGAAAAAGATGAATTGGATTTAGAAAAACTGAAAGAATTGGGAGAAATAAATAAAAGTGAAAATTTTTTTGAAATTATTATAAAGATAAATGGTTTTTCTCATAAAAAGTTGTTAGAAATAGTTGGAAATCAAAAAAGAATAATAAGGAACATAATATATGAAAGTAATTATAACAGGTGA
- a CDS encoding 5-deoxy-glucuronate isomerase produces the protein MAQHYKIEKIEGYQQIITPETSDLEFLNCGIIRFSEGEIFKDNTKKNETVFVITEGNCNFFLENKLFGKMKRTNVFDEPPVAVYLPPFLEYRIEFIGKTEICVLSCLATGKGTPLFIDKKNVKFRRVGEEVYFRNITDILTEESSSERLLLGETINDPGNWSSYPPHKHDKDNPPVETKLEELYFFKIKPKSGFGVMRIFDETEDNIFVVKNDEVITIPKGYHPVAVAPKFQIYYLWVLCGNTKKLISFTHPDFSF, from the coding sequence GTGGCACAACATTATAAAATTGAAAAAATTGAAGGTTATCAACAAATAATTACACCTGAAACAAGTGATTTAGAGTTTTTAAATTGTGGGATAATTCGATTTTCAGAGGGTGAAATATTTAAAGATAATACAAAGAAAAATGAAACAGTTTTTGTTATAACTGAAGGAAACTGCAATTTCTTTTTAGAAAATAAATTATTTGGAAAAATGAAAAGAACAAATGTTTTTGATGAACCACCTGTTGCAGTTTATCTTCCTCCCTTTCTTGAATATAGAATTGAATTTATAGGCAAGACAGAGATTTGTGTATTAAGTTGTTTAGCAACGGGAAAAGGAACTCCTTTATTTATTGATAAAAAAAATGTTAAGTTCAGAAGGGTAGGGGAAGAAGTATATTTTAGAAATATAACAGATATATTAACTGAGGAATCTTCTTCTGAGAGATTACTGCTTGGAGAAACAATAAATGACCCTGGAAACTGGTCAAGTTATCCCCCACACAAACACGATAAAGATAATCCACCAGTTGAAACAAAACTTGAAGAACTATATTTCTTTAAGATAAAGCCTAAAAGTGGCTTTGGAGTTATGAGGATATTTGATGAAACAGAGGATAATATATTTGTAGTGAAAAATGATGAAGTTATTACAATACCTAAGGGCTATCATCCAGTTGCAGTTGCTCCAAAGTTTCAAATTTATTATTTATGGGTTTTATGTGGAAATACAAAAAAACTAATTTCTTTTACACACCCTGATTTTTCCTTTTAA
- a CDS encoding ABC transporter substrate-binding protein, with amino-acid sequence MKKFFIFVLLLFSGCSTYQTQKDINQITLSTTSDPKSFNPIIAKETSTTNITTFIFEGLVEMDGVTLEVKPSLAYKWQIDKSGKKWIFYLRDDVYWNDGEKFSADDVIFTYNDLIYNESIPTSSKDVLTVDGKKINVKKVDDYTVEFQLPEKFAPFLKLMTQEIFPKHILEKNVLNGTITSTWGVNEKVNNIIGTGPYKMKEYRPGEWVILEKNEKYWKKDEKGNRLPYIPKIIFLIIPDPNMTILKFRTGDIDIISIRGQDFSVLEPYQNKENFTIYEIGPSLSSNFLSFNQNVFSPIDNYKIKWFKNLYFRKAIAHSIDKKNIIKNVFNGLAVPQVGPMTSTCGFYYNKNLPDYEYNLSKARQYLLKGGFHYKQTKLFDNENNQIRFTILTNSDNFERIQIGNVIINDLEKLGMNVNLLPVEFNTLVTKLNVTNDWEGVIIGFTGGIEPHFSKNVWMSYGQLHLWNMGQKKILEEWEKEIDVLFDEGAKELNENKRKVIYDRWQEIVQQQLPLIHTVNPLVIYAVRNKFGNLKPSVYGGVLHNIEEIYVKGCL; translated from the coding sequence ATGAAAAAATTTTTTATTTTTGTTTTACTTTTATTTTCAGGTTGTTCAACTTATCAAACTCAGAAAGATATAAATCAAATAACTCTATCAACTACCTCTGACCCAAAGTCATTTAATCCTATTATTGCAAAAGAAACAAGCACAACTAATATTACAACTTTTATATTTGAAGGGCTTGTTGAAATGGATGGTGTAACATTGGAAGTAAAACCATCTTTAGCATATAAATGGCAAATAGATAAAAGTGGGAAAAAATGGATTTTTTATTTAAGAGATGATGTTTACTGGAATGATGGAGAAAAATTTTCAGCAGATGATGTTATTTTTACATATAATGACTTGATTTATAATGAAAGTATTCCTACAAGTAGCAAAGATGTTCTCACAGTTGATGGGAAAAAGATAAATGTAAAGAAAGTTGATGATTATACTGTTGAATTCCAACTTCCAGAAAAGTTTGCTCCTTTCTTAAAATTAATGACACAAGAAATTTTCCCAAAACATATACTTGAAAAAAATGTTTTAAATGGGACGATAACAAGTACATGGGGAGTTAATGAAAAAGTAAATAATATTATTGGAACAGGACCTTACAAAATGAAAGAGTATAGACCAGGAGAATGGGTAATACTTGAAAAAAATGAGAAATATTGGAAAAAAGATGAGAAAGGGAATAGATTACCTTATATCCCCAAAATTATTTTTCTTATTATACCTGACCCTAATATGACAATTCTCAAATTCAGGACAGGAGATATTGATATAATTTCAATAAGAGGGCAGGATTTTTCTGTTTTAGAACCATATCAAAATAAAGAAAATTTTACAATTTATGAGATAGGACCTTCACTTAGTTCAAATTTTCTCTCCTTTAATCAGAATGTTTTTTCACCAATTGATAATTACAAAATTAAATGGTTTAAAAATTTATATTTCAGAAAAGCAATTGCACATTCTATTGATAAAAAAAACATTATAAAAAATGTTTTCAATGGACTTGCAGTTCCACAGGTAGGACCAATGACTTCCACATGTGGATTTTATTATAATAAAAATTTACCTGATTATGAATATAACCTATCAAAGGCAAGACAATATCTTCTAAAAGGTGGTTTCCACTACAAACAGACAAAACTTTTTGATAATGAGAATAACCAGATTAGATTTACTATATTAACTAATAGTGATAATTTTGAAAGAATCCAGATTGGAAATGTTATAATTAATGACCTTGAAAAATTGGGTATGAATGTTAATCTTCTGCCAGTTGAGTTTAATACACTTGTTACAAAATTAAATGTTACAAATGATTGGGAAGGTGTAATAATTGGTTTTACAGGAGGAATAGAACCACATTTTTCTAAAAATGTATGGATGAGTTATGGACAACTTCATCTGTGGAATATGGGACAGAAAAAAATTCTTGAGGAGTGGGAAAAAGAAATTGATGTTTTATTTGATGAAGGAGCAAAAGAACTTAATGAAAATAAAAGAAAAGTCATTTACGATAGATGGCAGGAAATCGTTCAGCAGCAATTACCCCTTATTCATACTGTAAATCCACTTGTAATTTATGCAGTAAGAAATAAGTTTGGTAATTTAAAACCAAGTGTTTATGGTGGTGTTCTTCATAATATAGAGGAAATTTATGTCAAAGGATGTTTATAG
- a CDS encoding Rne/Rng family ribonuclease, translating into MKVIITGDSYFIRVVLVENNQIEYFFVDKIPSDIFVGNIYKGKIEKIHKGLNASFINIGKRENGFLHFGDKEVYFGEENFRQLLPETKTHKEGENIIVQVTKPGKELKGMKLTTRITLPGKYLVFIPDSKIKTISKKIKDKKERNRLMTLVKKYIPSNDGFIIRTYAENKDARYIVNEAKYLYNEWKRIKKLDKKFHAPYSLWQELPLHTRIIRDFVNEKTEEIIVEGEKFYNDIKVYIKKWCPEFIRKLKFYNYDIPLFEKFDLNKKILNFLNEKAYLPSGGYLLIEEGSTLTAIDVNTGSFESKSYSETIYNTDIEAAMEIPRQIRVRNLSGLIIIDFIDIKGQEKKKKIFENFKKFLGDEKVKLLSLSSLGLIEMSRKRTGISLKEFFYDECQICKATGYVKNFNMIFIELEENIYNLLFRKGEKRIKVKVHPEFHEFIFKNNLFNSLTQKGRILIEATYQLNGYYSIEIV; encoded by the coding sequence ATGAAAGTAATTATAACAGGTGATTCTTATTTTATAAGGGTTGTATTGGTTGAAAATAACCAGATTGAATATTTTTTTGTTGATAAAATTCCTTCTGATATTTTTGTTGGAAATATATATAAAGGGAAAATAGAAAAAATTCATAAGGGACTTAATGCAAGTTTTATTAACATAGGAAAAAGAGAAAATGGTTTTTTGCATTTTGGAGATAAAGAAGTATATTTTGGAGAAGAAAATTTTCGTCAGTTATTACCTGAAACAAAAACTCATAAAGAAGGAGAAAATATAATAGTTCAGGTTACTAAACCGGGAAAGGAATTAAAAGGGATGAAACTTACAACAAGGATTACACTACCAGGTAAGTATCTCGTTTTTATTCCTGATTCAAAAATAAAAACAATTTCTAAAAAAATAAAAGATAAAAAAGAAAGAAATAGATTAATGACACTGGTAAAGAAATATATTCCATCAAATGATGGTTTTATTATAAGAACATATGCTGAAAACAAAGATGCCAGATACATTGTTAACGAAGCAAAATATTTATATAATGAGTGGAAAAGAATAAAAAAATTAGACAAAAAATTTCATGCTCCATATTCACTCTGGCAAGAGTTACCGTTACATACAAGAATAATAAGAGATTTCGTAAATGAAAAGACAGAAGAAATAATAGTTGAAGGAGAAAAATTTTATAATGATATTAAAGTGTATATAAAAAAATGGTGTCCTGAATTTATAAGGAAACTAAAGTTTTATAATTATGATATCCCTCTATTTGAAAAATTTGATTTGAACAAAAAAATATTGAATTTTCTCAATGAGAAAGCTTATTTACCATCAGGTGGTTATTTACTTATTGAAGAAGGAAGTACTTTAACAGCAATTGATGTTAACACAGGAAGTTTTGAAAGTAAAAGTTATTCAGAGACAATTTATAATACAGATATTGAAGCAGCAATGGAAATTCCAAGGCAAATAAGGGTAAGAAATCTTTCAGGTCTTATAATAATTGATTTTATAGATATAAAAGGACAGGAGAAGAAAAAGAAAATTTTTGAAAACTTTAAAAAATTTCTTGGAGATGAAAAAGTTAAATTGCTTTCTCTTTCATCCTTAGGATTAATTGAAATGAGTAGAAAAAGGACAGGAATAAGTTTAAAGGAGTTTTTTTATGATGAGTGTCAAATATGTAAAGCAACTGGCTATGTAAAAAATTTTAATATGATTTTTATTGAATTAGAAGAAAATATCTATAATTTACTTTTTAGAAAAGGTGAAAAGAGAATAAAAGTAAAAGTTCATCCAGAATTTCATGAATTTATTTTTAAAAATAATTTATTCAATTCTTTAACTCAAAAAGGCAGAATATTGATAGAAGCAACTTATCAATTAAATGGGTATTATTCAATTGAAATAGTTTAG
- a CDS encoding outer membrane lipoprotein-sorting protein yields MKKVEYVNNQKCYPLVYRPSDYKNIDYTFWISEENFLSAKIETKIGSTTTIVSIISYTKIGDIWFPQKFIGYTDIKGEKNAVVEIEYTNIKVNNEISDKIFEPEFQPGMNVYDRITNTIFTVPEKK; encoded by the coding sequence TTGAAAAAGGTTGAATATGTTAATAACCAAAAATGTTATCCTTTGGTTTACCGTCCTTCTGATTATAAAAACATCGACTATACATTTTGGATTTCAGAAGAGAATTTTTTATCAGCAAAAATAGAAACAAAAATAGGTTCCACTACAACAATAGTTTCTATAATATCATATACAAAAATAGGTGATATATGGTTTCCACAAAAATTTATTGGATATACTGATATTAAAGGAGAAAAAAATGCAGTTGTAGAAATAGAATATACGAACATAAAAGTAAATAACGAAATTTCTGACAAAATTTTTGAACCTGAATTTCAACCTGGAATGAATGTATATGATAGGATAACTAATACTATATTTACCGTGCCTGAAAAGAAATAA
- a CDS encoding SDR family oxidoreductase, giving the protein MKFVEKLFSVENKVVVIPGGCGILGGEIAKGFSKSGAKVIICDIKGFEEKREEFKKEGIEVDSMYIDVLKKDEIEKTCKKVIDKYGRIDVLVNAAGGNMKEATTSDDLSFFDLPLSALEKVLILNLFGGAILPAQVFGKEMVKNKEGGSIINISSMNAFRPLTKIPGYSAAKAAVSNFTQWLAAHFAFEYNKNLRVNAIAPGFFLTQQNRYLLLDENGNLSPRGKTIISHTPMGRMGNPDELIGICIYLSSNASKFVTGIVVPIDGGFNAFSGV; this is encoded by the coding sequence ATGAAATTTGTAGAAAAATTATTTTCAGTAGAAAACAAAGTTGTTGTAATACCAGGTGGATGTGGCATTCTTGGTGGAGAAATTGCAAAAGGTTTTTCAAAAAGTGGAGCAAAGGTTATTATTTGTGATATTAAAGGATTTGAGGAAAAAAGAGAAGAATTCAAGAAAGAAGGGATTGAAGTAGATAGTATGTATATTGATGTTTTGAAGAAAGATGAAATTGAAAAAACATGTAAAAAAGTAATTGATAAATATGGCAGGATTGATGTTCTTGTTAATGCAGCAGGTGGAAATATGAAAGAGGCAACAACATCAGATGACTTATCCTTTTTTGACCTACCTCTTTCTGCTCTTGAAAAGGTTCTTATTCTTAACCTTTTTGGTGGAGCAATTTTACCAGCACAGGTATTTGGGAAAGAAATGGTAAAGAATAAAGAGGGAGGTTCAATTATAAATATATCATCAATGAATGCTTTCAGGCCTTTAACAAAAATTCCTGGTTATTCTGCTGCAAAAGCAGCAGTAAGTAATTTTACACAATGGCTTGCAGCACATTTTGCTTTTGAATATAACAAAAATCTAAGAGTTAATGCTATTGCACCTGGTTTTTTTCTTACTCAGCAGAATAGATATTTACTTTTAGATGAAAATGGAAACCTTTCACCAAGAGGAAAAACAATAATTTCACATACACCAATGGGAAGGATGGGAAATCCTGATGAACTGATAGGTATTTGTATATATCTATCTTCAAATGCATCAAAATTTGTGACAGGAATTGTTGTCCCAATAGATGGTGGTTTTAATGCTTTTTCAGGTGTCTAA